One Alcaligenes ammonioxydans DNA segment encodes these proteins:
- a CDS encoding TerC family protein, translating into MEWLMDPTVWVGLLTLVILEIVLGIDNLVFIAILVDKLPPAQRDRARVLGLSLALLMRLGLLTVMSHLVQLTDPLVSVMGLAFSGRDLIMIVGGFFLLLKGTLELHERIENRSAHASGSRMYASFWVIVAQIVVLDAVFSLDAVITAVGMVEHLPIMMAAVVIAIGIMLVASKPLTAYINSRPTVVILCLGFLLMIGFSLLVEGFGVHVPKGYLYAAISFSILIEMFNQLARRKLRLLQAGRPMRERTAEAVLRMLGKRPDSGDAAIGPDLPGVAAQTVFGQEERNMVSGVLTLSERTVHSVMTPRNAITWVNIQDDVQVLREKMTQEPHSMVPVCRGSLDEVIGIGRSKELLADLLIHGHIRLDQLRQPVFVYESIGILDLMETIKQSRGQLVMVTDEFGTIEGLVTPLDIFEAIAGDFPSEDESPDIVQESQDHWLLDGSTDLHHLEQMLGVDGLVDEQEEYATLAGYLLTRFGQLPKVGDVCELEQRDAVYRFKVQELEGRRISQVSLERLPYDEEQIDPFLNT; encoded by the coding sequence ATGGAGTGGTTGATGGACCCGACCGTCTGGGTTGGGTTGCTCACACTGGTAATTCTGGAAATTGTTCTGGGCATCGATAATCTGGTGTTCATTGCAATTCTGGTGGACAAGCTGCCGCCGGCACAGCGTGACCGGGCGCGTGTGCTGGGTCTGTCATTGGCCTTGCTGATGCGTCTTGGCCTGTTGACCGTGATGTCTCACCTGGTGCAACTGACAGACCCTCTGGTCTCTGTCATGGGTCTGGCTTTTTCAGGTCGAGACCTGATCATGATCGTGGGCGGATTCTTTCTCTTGCTCAAAGGTACGCTGGAACTGCACGAGCGTATCGAAAACCGCAGCGCGCATGCCTCCGGCTCGCGCATGTATGCCAGTTTCTGGGTCATTGTGGCGCAGATCGTGGTGCTCGATGCCGTGTTCTCCCTGGATGCGGTCATTACCGCGGTGGGCATGGTCGAGCATTTGCCCATCATGATGGCTGCTGTGGTCATCGCCATTGGCATCATGCTGGTGGCCTCCAAGCCGCTGACCGCCTATATCAATAGCCGTCCGACGGTGGTGATCCTGTGCCTGGGCTTTTTGCTCATGATTGGTTTTTCGCTGCTGGTCGAAGGTTTTGGCGTACATGTACCCAAGGGTTACCTGTATGCAGCCATTTCCTTTTCCATCCTGATCGAAATGTTCAACCAGTTGGCGCGTCGCAAGCTGCGTCTGTTGCAAGCGGGGCGTCCGATGCGCGAGCGCACGGCCGAGGCGGTGCTACGCATGCTGGGTAAGCGTCCGGACTCGGGCGATGCGGCGATCGGTCCCGATCTGCCGGGTGTGGCAGCGCAGACCGTGTTCGGTCAGGAAGAGCGCAATATGGTCAGTGGCGTGCTCACCTTGTCCGAGCGAACCGTCCATTCGGTCATGACGCCACGCAATGCCATTACCTGGGTCAACATTCAGGACGATGTCCAGGTCCTTCGCGAGAAAATGACACAGGAGCCTCACAGCATGGTGCCTGTGTGCCGTGGTTCGCTCGATGAGGTGATTGGTATCGGTCGAAGCAAAGAGTTACTGGCAGATTTGCTGATTCATGGTCATATCCGTCTGGACCAGTTGCGTCAGCCGGTGTTTGTGTATGAATCCATCGGAATTTTGGATCTGATGGAAACCATCAAGCAAAGCCGTGGCCAACTGGTTATGGTGACCGACGAGTTTGGGACGATTGAAGGATTGGTGACGCCGCTGGATATTTTCGAGGCGATTGCGGGCGACTTTCCCAGCGAAGATGAAAGTCCCGATATTGTTCAGGAGTCCCAGGATCATTGGTTGCTGGATGGCTCGACGGACTTGCATCATCTGGAGCAGATGCTGGGTGTAGACGGCCTGGTCGATGAGCAGGAAGAGTATGCGACCCTGGCGGGCTACCTTCTGACACGTTTCGGACAATTGCCCAAGGTGGGTGATGTCTGTGAGCTTGAGCAACGCGATGCCGTGTATCGCTTCAAGGTTCAAGAGCTGGAAGGGCGTCGCATTTCCCAAGTCAGCCTGGAGCGTCTGCCCTACGATGAAGAACAAATTGATCCGTTCTTGAACACTTAA
- a CDS encoding UDP-2,3-diacylglucosamine diphosphatase — translation MSNKPTLTGKIWIAADLHLGPDNPDTLRDFLQFLHSAQHQAQVLILGGDIFNAWIGDDQISRPAPWLAQVSEALRTFAQQHPLYLMRGNRDFLLGDTYARHVHATLLPDQVILDTSAGLILMSHGDEYCLDDLDYQRFRYWVRKPWLQKLYLACPLSLRQRIADSARAGSQRGKQYKSKEIMDVQPAAIIAACQAHPVQALIHGHTHRPAVHDIPGFEPVRRWVLPDWEADSSQGGRRGGYISIEGTQLCLHQWGKEDQCQTLGP, via the coding sequence TTGTCGAATAAGCCCACGCTGACCGGCAAGATCTGGATTGCCGCGGACCTGCATCTGGGTCCGGACAATCCAGACACCCTCCGGGATTTTCTGCAGTTTCTGCACTCCGCCCAGCATCAGGCACAGGTCTTGATTCTGGGCGGTGATATTTTCAATGCCTGGATTGGTGACGATCAAATTTCCCGCCCTGCCCCCTGGCTTGCTCAAGTCAGTGAGGCGCTGCGCACGTTTGCGCAGCAGCATCCGCTTTATCTAATGCGCGGCAATCGCGACTTTCTGCTGGGTGACACCTACGCCCGCCATGTCCACGCCACGCTATTGCCGGATCAAGTCATCCTGGACACCTCGGCCGGTTTGATTCTGATGTCACACGGCGATGAGTATTGTCTGGATGATCTGGACTACCAACGCTTTCGCTACTGGGTACGCAAACCCTGGCTGCAAAAGCTCTATCTGGCCTGCCCTTTAAGCCTGCGCCAACGTATTGCCGACTCGGCCCGCGCCGGTAGCCAGCGCGGCAAGCAATACAAGTCCAAAGAGATTATGGATGTGCAGCCTGCAGCGATTATTGCTGCCTGCCAGGCCCATCCTGTGCAGGCCCTGATTCATGGTCATACACATCGCCCTGCAGTGCATGACATTCCCGGCTTTGAGCCGGTACGCCGATGGGTACTACCGGATTGGGAGGCGGACTCCTCGCAAGGAGGACGCCGTGGCGGCTATATCAGTATTGAAGGCACACAGCTTTGCTTGCACCAATGGGGTAAAGAGGATCAGTGCCAGACACTGGGACCTTAG
- a CDS encoding peptidylprolyl isomerase, protein MSTSPRVQLQTNYGTILVELNAEKAPNTVANFVDYVTSGFYDGTVFHRVINNFMIQGGGFEADMKQKATNAPVKNEADNGLKNDKYTLAMARTSDPHSATAQFFINVADNDFLNFTAPTANGWGYAVFGRVIEGTEVVDQIKGVRTGNKGFHQDVPVDDVILEKATIVE, encoded by the coding sequence ATGAGCACCTCTCCCCGCGTCCAACTGCAGACGAATTACGGCACCATCCTGGTCGAGCTGAACGCAGAAAAAGCCCCCAATACCGTGGCCAACTTTGTGGACTACGTTACCAGCGGTTTTTACGATGGCACCGTGTTTCACCGTGTGATCAACAACTTCATGATCCAAGGCGGCGGCTTTGAGGCCGACATGAAGCAAAAAGCGACCAATGCGCCCGTCAAGAACGAAGCCGACAACGGTTTGAAGAACGACAAATACACCCTGGCCATGGCTCGCACTTCCGATCCACACTCGGCGACCGCTCAGTTCTTCATCAACGTGGCCGACAACGATTTCCTGAACTTCACCGCGCCCACCGCCAACGGCTGGGGCTACGCCGTGTTTGGCCGTGTGATTGAAGGCACAGAGGTGGTCGATCAGATCAAGGGCGTGCGCACCGGCAACAAAGGCTTTCACCAAGACGTGCCTGTTGATGACGTCATTCTGGAAAAAGCCACGATTGTCGAATAA
- a CDS encoding tetratricopeptide repeat protein — protein sequence MSAQSLPDLPPPSARVNDPLLDIAPEPERGWKGLARALDVLAPSVDTALPLSGAQISQRISTLIAQGRHADALQAIEKQLEQRKDRGEPGANVQLLFLKARALSASGDHNGAIRIYQDMTTYYPELPEPWNNLAAEYIAQDKLELALEALKMALTADPSYALARANMGEVQLMLANDTYRQAAASGVPKAAQRAQQTGQILQQ from the coding sequence GTGAGCGCCCAATCCCTGCCCGATTTGCCCCCGCCCAGTGCGCGGGTCAACGATCCCTTGCTGGATATCGCTCCCGAACCTGAACGTGGCTGGAAGGGTCTGGCCCGCGCGCTGGACGTACTGGCTCCCAGCGTCGATACCGCTTTGCCTCTGAGTGGCGCACAAATCAGCCAGCGCATCAGCACCCTGATTGCTCAAGGCCGTCATGCCGATGCCCTTCAGGCCATCGAGAAACAGCTGGAGCAACGCAAGGACCGGGGTGAACCGGGTGCCAATGTGCAGTTGCTGTTTTTGAAGGCGCGTGCCCTGTCGGCCAGCGGCGATCACAATGGCGCCATCCGCATTTATCAGGACATGACCACCTACTATCCAGAGCTTCCCGAGCCCTGGAATAATCTGGCGGCTGAGTACATTGCGCAAGACAAGCTGGAGCTGGCTCTGGAGGCCCTGAAGATGGCTCTGACCGCTGATCCGTCTTATGCGCTGGCACGCGCCAATATGGGTGAAGTCCAGCTCATGCTGGCCAATGACACCTACCGGCAGGCGGCCGCCAGCGGTGTGCCCAAAGCAGCCCAACGCGCACAACAAACTGGCCAAATTCTGCAACAATAA
- the cysS gene encoding cysteine--tRNA ligase yields the protein MLRIYNSLSRSKEVFSPVEPGHVRMYVCGMTVYDFCHLGHARMLVSFDIVQRWLRASGYRVTYVRNITDIDDKIIRRAVERKQLMSEVTDFYIDAMHADEKALGVQSPDSEPRATQHVPDMLGIIAKLEENGLAYQSEDGDVNYAVRQFPGYGKLSGRSLDDLRAGERVALNSAKRDPLDFVLWKSAKDDEPAESKWESSYGLGRPGWHIECSAMSKALLGLPLDIHGGGPDLKFPHHENEIAQTEGAFGGQLANVWMHCGPLMVDSEKMSKSLGNFRRIRDTVAPEGLADDQSSYIANPREAEMLRFFIVRNHYRSLQNYAPDNLRDAQQALDRLYQTLQHVPAADVQIDWTQGPALAFAEAMNDDFNTAGAIAVLFELAGQANRDKDAQAAGLMRALGGVIGLLQVDPAVYWRASTRFGQAASVAGADSLSDTQIDELLAERSQAKQNRDFARADAIREQLKEQGVELEDRPGGATQWRRA from the coding sequence ATGTTGCGCATTTATAACTCGTTGTCACGCTCTAAAGAGGTGTTTTCTCCGGTTGAACCGGGCCACGTACGTATGTACGTCTGTGGCATGACGGTCTACGACTTCTGTCACCTGGGGCACGCGCGAATGCTGGTCAGTTTTGACATCGTGCAGCGCTGGTTGCGAGCAAGTGGTTATCGCGTCACCTATGTGCGCAACATTACTGATATCGACGACAAGATCATCCGTCGCGCCGTCGAGCGCAAGCAGCTCATGTCTGAAGTCACGGACTTCTATATTGACGCCATGCACGCTGACGAAAAGGCCCTGGGTGTGCAAAGTCCGGATTCGGAGCCCCGTGCGACCCAGCACGTGCCTGACATGCTGGGCATTATCGCCAAGCTGGAAGAAAACGGCCTGGCCTATCAGTCTGAAGATGGGGACGTGAACTACGCGGTGCGTCAGTTTCCCGGTTATGGCAAATTGTCAGGCCGCTCTTTGGATGATTTGCGGGCGGGCGAGCGCGTTGCCCTGAATTCTGCCAAGCGTGATCCTCTGGATTTCGTACTCTGGAAATCGGCCAAAGACGATGAGCCGGCCGAGTCCAAATGGGAGTCCTCGTACGGTCTGGGTCGACCAGGCTGGCACATCGAGTGTTCGGCCATGAGCAAGGCGCTGCTGGGTCTGCCCCTGGATATTCACGGCGGTGGCCCGGACCTGAAATTTCCGCACCACGAGAACGAAATCGCCCAAACGGAAGGGGCCTTTGGCGGCCAGTTGGCCAATGTCTGGATGCACTGCGGTCCCCTGATGGTGGACTCGGAAAAAATGTCCAAGTCCCTGGGCAACTTCCGTCGCATTCGCGATACCGTGGCTCCCGAGGGCCTGGCCGACGACCAAAGCAGCTATATCGCCAATCCGCGTGAAGCGGAAATGCTGCGCTTCTTTATTGTGCGCAATCATTACCGCAGCCTGCAAAATTACGCGCCGGACAATCTGCGCGATGCCCAGCAGGCTCTGGATCGTCTGTACCAGACCCTGCAACACGTTCCTGCTGCCGACGTTCAGATCGACTGGACGCAAGGCCCCGCCTTGGCGTTTGCCGAAGCCATGAACGACGATTTCAATACGGCTGGCGCTATTGCCGTTCTGTTTGAACTGGCTGGCCAGGCCAACCGCGACAAGGATGCGCAGGCCGCTGGTCTGATGCGCGCCCTGGGGGGCGTGATCGGCCTGTTGCAAGTGGACCCGGCCGTCTACTGGCGCGCCAGCACACGTTTTGGTCAGGCAGCCAGCGTGGCCGGTGCCGATTCCTTGAGCGACACCCAGATTGACGAGCTTCTGGCTGAGCGCAGCCAGGCCAAGCAGAACCGTGATTTTGCGCGTGCCGATGCTATTCGTGAGCAGCTCAAAGAGCAGGGCGTAGAGCTTGAGGACCGGCCAGGTGGAGCAACACAATGGCGCAGGGCCTAA